The following proteins come from a genomic window of Acidobacteriaceae bacterium:
- the nusB gene encoding transcription antitermination factor NusB, with product MGTRRKSRELAMQMLFQGDLGKQKPEEVERLFWESRDDVDDETRGFADDLHRLATRREDEVDKLIQKHAKNWRLERMPAVDRNLLRAAVAEMLGYPNTPAPIVINETLEIAKRYAAPESLQFLNGVLDAIGRELLDERLKR from the coding sequence ATGGGAACGCGCCGCAAGAGCCGTGAGCTGGCCATGCAGATGCTCTTCCAGGGCGACCTGGGGAAGCAGAAGCCGGAAGAGGTTGAGCGCCTGTTCTGGGAGTCGCGCGATGACGTTGACGACGAGACCAGAGGCTTTGCCGACGACCTTCACCGCCTGGCGACAAGGCGTGAGGATGAGGTCGACAAGCTGATCCAGAAGCATGCCAAGAATTGGCGGCTGGAGCGGATGCCGGCGGTGGACAGGAATTTGCTGCGGGCGGCGGTGGCGGAGATGCTGGGGTATCCGAATACGCCGGCACCGATCGTGATCAACGAGACGCTGGAGATTGCGAAGCGGTATGCAGCGCCGGAGAGCCTTCAGTTTCTGAACGGAGTGCTGGACGCCATCGGGCGCGAGCTGCTTGACGAAAGACTGAAGCGGTAG
- the rpsG gene encoding 30S ribosomal protein S7 encodes MPRKGYIAKREVAADPIYQSTLVTKFVNSMMWGGKKSTAQAIFYEAMTNLEAKGGDEALKLFKKAVENVKPMLEVKSRRVGGANYQVPIEVNPERRTSLAIRWLVTYGRARGEKGMVDKLTAELLDAANGRGAAMKKKEDVHRMAEANKAFAHYRW; translated from the coding sequence ATGCCGAGAAAAGGTTATATCGCGAAGCGGGAAGTGGCAGCGGATCCGATCTATCAGTCGACGCTGGTCACGAAGTTTGTCAACAGCATGATGTGGGGCGGTAAGAAGTCGACCGCGCAGGCCATCTTCTACGAGGCGATGACGAACCTCGAAGCCAAGGGCGGCGACGAAGCTCTCAAGCTGTTCAAGAAGGCTGTCGAGAACGTGAAGCCGATGCTGGAAGTGAAGAGCCGCCGCGTCGGTGGCGCGAACTACCAGGTGCCGATCGAAGTGAACCCGGAGCGCCGGACATCTCTCGCGATTCGCTGGCTGGTTACGTACGGCCGCGCGCGCGGAGAGAAGGGCATGGTCGACAAGCTGACGGCCGAGCTGCTGGATGCGGCGAATGGCCGTGGCGCCGCGATGAAGAAGAAGGAAGACGTTCACCGCATGGCTGAGGCGAACAAGGCGTTCGCACACTATCGCTGGTAA
- the rpsL gene encoding 30S ribosomal protein S12: MPTFHQLVKQGRTPTRYKTASPALQGSPQRRGVCTRVYTQTPKKPNSALRKVARVRLTNGIEVTTYIPGIGHNLQEHSIVLIRGGRVKDLPGVRYHVVRGTLDSVGVANRKQSRSKYGAKRPKAAAK, encoded by the coding sequence GTGCCGACATTTCATCAGCTCGTGAAGCAGGGCCGCACGCCGACCCGTTATAAGACTGCCAGCCCTGCGCTGCAGGGATCGCCGCAGCGCCGCGGCGTTTGCACGCGTGTGTACACGCAGACCCCAAAGAAGCCGAACTCGGCGCTGCGCAAGGTCGCGCGTGTTCGCCTGACGAATGGCATTGAAGTCACGACGTACATTCCAGGCATCGGCCACAACCTGCAGGAGCACTCGATTGTGCTGATCCGCGGCGGCCGTGTGAAGGATCTGCCGGGTGTTCGTTATCACGTTGTTCGCGGAACGCTGGATTCGGTTGGCGTGGCGAACCGGAAGCAGAGCCGCTCGAAGTACGGCGCGAAGAGGCCGAAGGCAGCGGCGAAGTAA
- a CDS encoding GNAT family N-acetyltransferase, giving the protein MLTPNLLHLKEMQPDPALLFPNPPLESLSTTFGQVSLQHGLALKFPRQITPFAALLKNSAAALSDLHSLLEPGESTYIVSFEAPPTIPGITTSRPYPVRQFEWPATAPIPPISDSLTIEPLTCAHAQEMVNLTDIAFPGFFRIRTCEMGPYFGIRSSRGAGNSARGTGNNAGRLVAVCGERMNIRRAEDTFREISGLCTHPEFRGRGYAPALLAHMLQLHRAAGLRSYLHVASSNPTAIALYERLGFIPRGEFPLYSVRRPA; this is encoded by the coding sequence ATGCTGACTCCCAACCTGCTACATCTGAAGGAGATGCAACCCGACCCAGCCCTCCTGTTCCCCAACCCGCCGCTCGAATCCCTCAGCACCACCTTCGGCCAGGTTTCCCTCCAACACGGCCTCGCCCTCAAGTTCCCCCGCCAGATCACGCCCTTCGCTGCCCTCCTCAAAAACTCCGCCGCAGCGCTCTCCGACCTCCACTCGCTCCTCGAACCCGGCGAATCCACCTACATCGTCTCCTTCGAAGCTCCCCCCACGATCCCCGGCATCACCACCTCCCGTCCCTACCCCGTCCGCCAGTTCGAGTGGCCCGCCACCGCCCCCATCCCACCCATTTCCGACAGCCTCACCATCGAACCCCTCACCTGCGCCCACGCTCAGGAGATGGTCAACCTCACCGACATTGCCTTCCCCGGCTTCTTCCGCATCCGCACCTGCGAGATGGGACCGTACTTCGGTATCCGCAGCTCCCGCGGCGCCGGAAATAGCGCCCGCGGCACCGGAAATAACGCCGGCCGCCTCGTCGCCGTGTGCGGCGAGCGCATGAACATCCGGCGCGCCGAAGACACCTTCCGCGAGATCTCCGGCCTCTGCACCCATCCCGAATTCCGCGGCCGGGGCTACGCCCCCGCCCTGCTGGCCCACATGCTCCAGCTTCACCGCGCGGCCGGCCTGCGCTCCTATCTCCACGTCGCTTCCAGCAACCCCACCGCCATCGCCCTCTACGAACGCCTCGGTTTCATCCCGCGCGGCGAGTTCCCGCTCTACTCCGTCCGCCGCCCCGCCTGA
- a CDS encoding enoyl-CoA hydratase-related protein, translated as MSTTEESTDLRWTRLRVEHEGAIATVTLDRPEVLHALDAVMFDELELAFGELSNDASVRVILLTGSGERAFAAGADIRALAGTDATSGRAASERGQQVFLQIERCGKPVIACVNGIALGGGCELALACTFRIASERAKLGLPELKLGLIPGYGGTQRLPRLIGRSAALRLMLTGAAVDATEALRLRLVDEVVPAGELMTRARALAESIAGMAPLAISAVMQAVARGQDLPIEGALKVEAEIFGELCGTVDKREGLAAFLEKRPAKWTGA; from the coding sequence ATGTCTACGACAGAAGAATCGACGGACCTACGCTGGACGAGACTGCGCGTGGAGCATGAGGGCGCGATCGCAACCGTGACGCTCGACCGTCCCGAGGTTTTGCACGCACTCGATGCCGTGATGTTCGATGAGCTCGAGCTCGCCTTTGGAGAGCTAAGCAACGACGCGAGCGTGCGTGTGATTCTGCTGACCGGCTCCGGCGAACGCGCCTTCGCCGCGGGCGCAGACATCCGCGCGCTTGCCGGCACCGATGCGACATCAGGACGCGCAGCCTCGGAACGAGGACAGCAGGTGTTCCTGCAGATTGAGCGTTGCGGCAAGCCAGTGATTGCTTGCGTGAACGGTATCGCACTCGGCGGAGGATGCGAACTCGCGCTGGCCTGCACGTTCCGCATCGCCAGCGAACGCGCGAAGCTCGGACTGCCGGAGCTCAAGCTCGGTCTCATCCCAGGTTACGGCGGAACACAGCGGTTGCCGCGCCTCATCGGCCGGAGCGCGGCGCTGCGGCTGATGCTGACAGGCGCTGCTGTCGACGCGACTGAGGCGCTGCGGCTCAGGCTGGTCGACGAGGTGGTCCCGGCGGGCGAGTTAATGACGCGTGCCCGTGCGCTGGCGGAATCCATCGCGGGAATGGCTCCGCTGGCTATCTCCGCAGTGATGCAGGCGGTCGCACGCGGTCAAGATCTGCCCATTGAAGGCGCCCTCAAGGTTGAGGCGGAAATCTTTGGCGAACTGTGTGGGACAGTCGACAAACGCGAGGGGCTTGCCGCGTTTCTGGAAAAGCGCCCGGCAAAATGGACCGGAGCCTGA
- a CDS encoding S9 family peptidase yields the protein MFFKRHLLPALALCSALVALPALAQRGMGNMHAPGAVALSPDGATVAWTLRSRDGSTLHLTSVSAPTDDKTIAIPNATGCAYSSPIWSPDGQTLAFLGACAPESKDPTVPRQSQVYLWSRSTGDVKQLTHVTGDINQPAWSPDGKSIAFLFVENATRTAGALDAMKPWAGVIGEDGVEVQRVYAVDSTSGTGSFLTPLTLHVYEFDWAPSSKEIAYIAADAPGENNWWIAQLWAAPVHIDANSVPEQPRSVFNPNTTHSALHGLQIAVPRYSPDGKRIAFIGGLMSDQGSTGGDLWTIASDGHGEPTDITPGIDGTPCFEAWINDHELGFVEDRRGHTRLVDWNPDTKKEIIATDLGEVTVSGGQIKDAVSVSTKGPLAFTEISPTHAPEIYLADGDKVTQLTHLNDATKTAAGPRFESIEWENEGFHVQGWLTFPRDYDPAKRYPLIVSVHGGPSASAGPRPDTMFSNAGYFVLAPNPRGSFGQGERFVQANRKDFGYGDLRDILKGMDTIEAKYPIDKNREGITGWSYGGFMTMFAVTQTHRFRAAVAGAGLSDWLSYYGENSIDQWMIPFFGASVYDDPAVYAKSSAITYIKKVKTPTLIIVGDRDGECPAPQSFEFWHALRDLGVKTQLVVYPDEGHGFRNPQHIADRNQRELKWFADNMPATTNQQTAQK from the coding sequence ATGTTCTTCAAGCGCCATCTGCTACCCGCTCTTGCCCTGTGCTCCGCCCTCGTCGCACTTCCCGCACTCGCCCAGCGTGGCATGGGCAACATGCATGCCCCGGGCGCCGTCGCCCTCTCGCCCGATGGCGCCACCGTCGCCTGGACCCTCCGCTCCCGCGACGGCTCGACCCTCCACCTCACCTCTGTCTCGGCCCCCACAGACGACAAGACCATCGCCATCCCCAACGCCACCGGCTGCGCCTACTCCAGCCCCATCTGGTCGCCCGACGGCCAGACACTCGCCTTCCTCGGCGCCTGCGCCCCCGAGTCCAAGGACCCCACCGTCCCGCGCCAGTCCCAGGTCTACCTCTGGTCCAGGTCCACCGGCGACGTCAAACAGCTCACCCACGTCACCGGCGACATCAACCAGCCCGCCTGGTCCCCTGACGGCAAATCCATCGCCTTCCTGTTCGTTGAAAATGCCACCCGCACCGCCGGCGCCCTCGACGCCATGAAGCCCTGGGCCGGCGTCATCGGCGAAGACGGCGTCGAGGTCCAGCGCGTCTACGCCGTCGACTCCACCTCCGGCACCGGCAGCTTCCTCACCCCGCTCACACTCCACGTCTACGAGTTCGACTGGGCTCCCTCGAGCAAGGAGATCGCCTACATCGCCGCCGACGCCCCCGGCGAGAACAACTGGTGGATCGCCCAGCTCTGGGCCGCGCCCGTCCACATCGACGCCAACTCCGTCCCCGAGCAGCCGCGCTCCGTCTTCAATCCCAACACCACCCATTCCGCCCTCCACGGCCTCCAGATCGCCGTCCCCCGCTACTCGCCTGACGGCAAGCGCATCGCCTTCATCGGCGGCCTTATGTCCGACCAAGGCTCCACGGGCGGCGACCTCTGGACCATCGCCTCCGACGGGCACGGCGAGCCCACCGACATCACCCCCGGCATCGACGGCACCCCCTGCTTCGAAGCCTGGATCAACGACCACGAGCTCGGCTTCGTCGAAGACCGCCGCGGCCACACCCGCCTCGTTGACTGGAATCCCGACACCAAAAAAGAAATCATCGCCACCGACCTCGGCGAAGTAACCGTCTCCGGCGGTCAGATCAAAGACGCCGTCTCCGTCTCCACCAAAGGCCCACTCGCCTTTACCGAAATCAGCCCCACCCACGCGCCCGAAATCTACCTGGCCGACGGCGACAAGGTCACCCAGCTCACCCACCTCAACGACGCCACCAAAACCGCCGCCGGTCCCCGCTTCGAATCGATCGAGTGGGAGAACGAAGGCTTCCACGTCCAGGGCTGGCTCACCTTCCCCAGGGACTACGACCCCGCCAAGCGCTACCCGCTGATCGTCTCCGTCCACGGCGGTCCCTCCGCCTCCGCCGGTCCGCGGCCTGACACCATGTTCTCCAACGCCGGCTACTTCGTTCTTGCCCCCAACCCGCGCGGCAGCTTCGGTCAGGGTGAAAGGTTCGTCCAAGCCAACCGCAAGGACTTCGGCTACGGCGACCTCCGCGACATCCTCAAGGGCATGGACACCATCGAGGCCAAATACCCCATCGACAAAAATCGCGAAGGCATCACCGGCTGGTCCTACGGCGGCTTCATGACCATGTTCGCCGTCACCCAGACCCACCGCTTCCGCGCCGCCGTCGCCGGCGCCGGCCTCTCTGACTGGCTCAGCTACTACGGCGAAAACTCCATCGACCAGTGGATGATCCCGTTCTTCGGCGCCAGCGTCTATGACGACCCCGCCGTCTACGCCAAATCCTCCGCCATCACCTACATCAAGAAGGTCAAAACCCCCACGCTCATCATCGTCGGCGACCGCGACGGCGAGTGCCCTGCGCCGCAGAGCTTCGAGTTCTGGCACGCGCTCCGCGACCTCGGCGTGAAGACACAGCTCGTCGTCTATCCCGACGAAGGCCACGGCTTCCGCAACCCCCAGCACATCGCCGACCGCAATCAGCGCGAGCTCAAATGGTTCGCCGACAACATGCCCGCCACCACCAACCAGCAGACCGCGCAGAAGTGA
- the ribH gene encoding 6,7-dimethyl-8-ribityllumazine synthase, which translates to MIKGITSIAPVASEDAYAKLGSLFRSLGFEEGKGWDVDGGKGAPFLAPLGNLELVVGRAPAVPQILIETTQLDAVYAVVRAWMATNFRTEEAVVRLSAPAATHWNSRLFTADLAPGLKIGFWQSENPLRGRPIAIEGDLSAEGKRFAIVVARWNAVITDRLLQGALDALLRSGAESKLIEIVRVPGAWEIPAAARTLAESKRFAAIITLGVLLRGETAHYEAIYTEVARGIGQSQQETGVPHSFGVLTCETLEQALDRAGLKAGNKGFEAAIAAIEMASIGAKLGARLQGHETEAGR; encoded by the coding sequence ATGATCAAGGGAATCACCAGCATTGCGCCGGTTGCGTCGGAGGACGCCTATGCGAAGCTGGGCAGTCTCTTCCGCTCGTTGGGCTTTGAAGAGGGCAAGGGGTGGGATGTTGACGGCGGGAAAGGCGCGCCGTTCCTCGCGCCACTGGGCAATCTTGAGCTCGTCGTCGGCCGCGCACCCGCTGTGCCGCAAATCCTGATTGAGACGACGCAGCTCGATGCGGTGTATGCGGTTGTGCGCGCCTGGATGGCCACGAACTTCCGCACCGAAGAGGCTGTGGTTCGTTTGTCTGCACCGGCAGCGACGCACTGGAATTCACGGCTGTTTACCGCTGATCTCGCGCCCGGACTCAAGATCGGGTTCTGGCAATCGGAAAATCCACTGCGCGGGCGGCCGATTGCGATCGAAGGTGATCTGTCGGCAGAGGGCAAACGCTTCGCGATTGTCGTTGCGCGCTGGAATGCGGTCATTACGGATCGTCTTTTGCAGGGCGCGCTGGACGCGCTGCTGCGCTCCGGGGCGGAGTCGAAGCTGATTGAGATTGTGAGGGTGCCGGGGGCGTGGGAGATTCCGGCCGCGGCGCGCACACTGGCGGAGTCGAAGCGGTTTGCAGCAATCATCACGCTGGGCGTGCTGCTGCGCGGCGAGACAGCGCACTATGAGGCGATTTACACCGAGGTGGCGCGGGGGATTGGGCAGTCGCAGCAGGAGACGGGCGTGCCGCATTCGTTTGGCGTGCTGACCTGCGAGACGCTGGAGCAGGCGCTGGACCGCGCCGGGCTGAAGGCCGGCAACAAGGGCTTCGAGGCGGCGATTGCGGCCATCGAGATGGCGTCCATTGGCGCGAAGCTGGGCGCCAGGTTGCAGGGCCATGAAACGGAAGCGGGTCGCTGA